The following are encoded in a window of Verrucomicrobiia bacterium genomic DNA:
- a CDS encoding HEAT repeat domain-containing protein, giving the protein MRRPIRILFLCVLAIVVATAGWWALRSRDPMLQGKRGSDWIKGIAYNGDDAQTQQWRELGPDGLKLLARKLDQGRYYRKCYRWLMPRLPGQLNRTLSHQLPNPADAHPTRMCVISLLSRLGKDAKPVEPAISRALKDDDEGVREIAVGSYNSGLLDVIGPREKVARLPAFLRAVQDKNWGIRNNAVLALGSYTNDAPTVIPALVVALHDTEMRVQLVAAEALVHMNIQAAIKANVIPILIQILKFPNDQIAFQAAAVLGEMGKDASSAVPALTESLKSPFALVAQTAGIALKKIDPEAAAAAKEK; this is encoded by the coding sequence ATGCGAAGGCCCATCCGCATTCTATTTCTTTGCGTGCTGGCTATCGTAGTGGCTACGGCGGGATGGTGGGCGCTGCGTTCTCGCGATCCGATGCTTCAGGGGAAACGCGGAAGCGACTGGATCAAGGGCATTGCTTACAATGGCGACGACGCGCAAACTCAGCAATGGCGCGAGCTAGGTCCCGACGGCCTCAAATTGCTGGCCAGAAAACTTGATCAAGGCAGGTATTATCGAAAATGTTATCGCTGGCTCATGCCACGGCTGCCGGGCCAATTAAACCGCACCCTTAGCCATCAGTTGCCGAATCCCGCCGATGCCCATCCGACGCGCATGTGCGTGATTTCCCTGCTCTCGCGGCTTGGCAAAGATGCCAAGCCAGTCGAACCCGCCATCAGCCGCGCCTTGAAGGACGACGATGAAGGTGTGCGCGAGATCGCGGTGGGCAGTTATAATAGTGGATTGCTGGATGTAATCGGGCCGCGCGAAAAAGTGGCGCGGCTGCCCGCATTTCTGCGGGCTGTGCAGGATAAAAACTGGGGCATTCGCAATAACGCCGTCCTCGCGTTGGGATCTTATACGAATGATGCACCCACGGTGATCCCCGCTTTGGTTGTGGCCTTGCACGATACCGAAATGCGGGTGCAACTCGTGGCCGCAGAAGCGCTGGTTCACATGAATATCCAGGCCGCCATTAAAGCGAATGTAATTCCCATCCTGATCCAAATCCTCAAATTCCCCAATGACCAGATTGCGTTTCAAGCAGCGGCAGTTTTGGGAGAAATGGGAAAAGACGCGTCTTCGGCAGTGCCGGCCTTGACCGAAAGTTTGAAAAGTCCTTTTGCCTTGGTCGCGCAAACGGCCGGGATTGCTCTCAAAAAAATTGATCCGGAAGCGGCGGCCGCGGCGAAAGAAAAGTAA